The Aquila chrysaetos chrysaetos chromosome 16, bAquChr1.4, whole genome shotgun sequence genome has a segment encoding these proteins:
- the LOC121233861 gene encoding uncharacterized protein LOC121233861, protein MQLEIHSGIVDSLCPHRLKYRKHAVPNLQSDLRATEAFSEAPITACRGKRGWRDVVRVVEAAEGDLQHTRGESSASARFAPRGVPQGGTLETHRSARTPCAFDPGRCAATQTFSADRRWEVPPDPNRSSPGGSSRPRLRDPLHRLTDRERVWASQTVVPSVRQTEPRAFNFSACTPEGEMSHASVLPRLCPAIALLSFPGRALL, encoded by the exons ATGCAGCTCGAAATCCATTCGGGTATTGTTGATAGCTTGTGTCCGCATAGGTTAAAATATCGTAAACACGCCGTTCCCAACTTGCAGTCCGATCTGAGAGCTACCGAAGCGTTTTCGGAGGCTCCGATAACCGCATGCCGGGGGAAGCGAGGCTGGCGGGATGTAGTGCGTGTGGTTGAAGCTGCTGAGGGGGATCTTCAGCATACAAGAGGTGAAAGCTCTGCCAGCGCTCGCTTCGCTCCCCGAGGCGTCCCACAAGGAGGAACGTTGGAG ACGCATCGGAGCGCGCGCACACCTTGCGCCTTCGATCCGGGTCGCTGCGCAGCCACGCAAACGTTCTCGGCGGATCGGAGGTGGGAAGTGCCACCGGACCCCAACCGCAGCTCTCCCGGGGGCAGCTCCCGTCCCCGTCTGCGGGACCCCCTTCACCGCTTGACCGACCGGGAACGGGTCTGGGCGAGTCAGACGGTGGTACCCTCCGTCCGACAAACCGAACCCCGCGCGTTTAACTTTTCTGCGTGCACACCCGAGGGCGAGATGTCTCACGCCTCGGTCCTGCCGCGCCTTTGCCCGGCGATcgctctcctctcctttcccgGTCGGGCCCTGCTTTAA